One genomic segment of Hordeum vulgare subsp. vulgare chromosome 2H, MorexV3_pseudomolecules_assembly, whole genome shotgun sequence includes these proteins:
- the LOC123430091 gene encoding ctenidin-3-like, with amino-acid sequence MAPAGGRTTHLLLALFLSFVLASSVAASYEEHRGQGAGGFFSGIPWFRGGGGQPGGVRGAGGIGAGFSGGWGAGGVGPGGGFARRGVVQPSMVCAEQGPCYQQRLTCPSKCFSSYSYHGKNGGGGGGGGGCSFDCTSRCEAHC; translated from the coding sequence ATGGCGCCAGCCGGAGGACGCACTACCCATCTCCTGCTCGCCCTCTTCCTATCCTTCGTCCTCGCCTCCTCCGTGGCCGCGAGCTACGAGGAGCACCGCGGCCAGGGCGCCGGGGGATTCTTCAGTGGCATACCGTGgttccgcggcggcggcggccagccGGGTGGCGTCCGAGGTGCCGGAGGCATAGGCGCCGGGTTCAGTGGCGGGTGGGGCGCCGGCGGAGTTGGGCCAGGGGGCGGGTTCGCGCGGCGCGGGGTGGTGCAGCCGTCGATGGTCTGCGCCGAGCAGGGTCCCTGCTACCAGCAACGGCTCACATGCCCGTCTAAGTGCTTCAGCTCGTACAGCTACCATGGGAAAAACGgcgggggaggtggtggcggcggtgggtgcAGCTTCGACTGCACCAGCCGCTGCGAGGCTCACTGCTGA